The Gopherus evgoodei ecotype Sinaloan lineage chromosome 4, rGopEvg1_v1.p, whole genome shotgun sequence nucleotide sequence CGGGCAGTTGGGTGAGGGGCGTGCCCGCCCCTCCATGTGCTGGGTGGGCAGTGCAgcatcccttccccagcctcagaAAACTGGGTGGGTTGGTAGGTGGCATGGCCTCCCTTTCCCAGCCCTGGAGTGCTGGGTGGTTGGGTGGCACAGTCCCCCCCAAATCCCGGAGCACAGGAGCCCCCATTAGCCCCAGCCCGAGCCTGGGGCTATGGGGAGGGTGGAGGACAGAACACCCTTCAGCACAGTGCCAGGAAGCAGGAAGGAGCCTGGAGGCAGAGCACAGGCGGGGCCATGCAAggttgtttggggaggctcagccttcGATACTCGTGCTGCCCAAGATTTTGGAGTTGTTACAGTGAAAAAGACATCAGGATTAGCTAGAGCCTGAGTCTTAGGAAGAAAGAGGGAGTGGAGTTAAACAGGGCCTAGGGATTGTTGGTTTAAGTAATAGAAAGAATGGTAATATTGTCAACAGTAGTAGAGAAGGTACGTAAAAGAGAAGGATAAGGAGGAAAGAGATAAGTTTTGCTCTGACTTGTTGACCATGAGATTGTGACAGTGCATCCAGGAAAAGAATAGATGTGTTGAGACTGGACAAAAGAAGGGAATACAGGAGTAGAGCGAGAAATGGAGTGCCATCATCGTAGAAATGTTCACTGAAGTTATGGGAGAATATGAGTGTCATGGTTACAGGTCTACCTGCACCTCTGACCCACTTCCTTGATCTCTCTGAGATCACACTTCAGGTATTAGGCCTGACATCCTTACCTGTTCTGAGGTGGAATCCCACAATTCTTCCCTCCATAGACCAGGCCCTGGGCTACAGTTCCTTGGTTTGGCCCCAGCAATTCTTCCCTTTGGGAGCTTGTGGCCAGCACTGAATACAGTGACTAACCAACTATCTTAAAACAAAATAACGTTTAATCTTAATAATAGAAACACAGCAAATcagaagagaaaaaggattttaacaTAATAAACAATCAATATGCCTAGCTCTCTTATGGAAGGCTTACCATCCCCCTGGAATCTTTGGAAGGCTCAACTGCTTCATACCTCCTCAGCTGGGCCGGTGTCTATGTCACCCTGTTCCTCAGGAACAGCCCTTGACAACTGGCTCCCCCTCTCCCAACAACTCACTTTTTAACCATTTCAAGTCCTTTGGATCTGTCCATTCCCAGCCTGGCCAAAACAGAGCATAACTTTGGGCTGGAGCAAATAATGTAGCATCTTTGCAACATAATTCCTCAGGATTGTTTCTTAACGACATCCACCATGTTTACCGAGAGGTTACGTATCTAAAGACATTGTGTTCCCTTCCTGCTAGTGTCTGAACAGCCCTGCTAGTACATTAAATCAATACATTCATGCAGTAGATATTCCAGTAACCCAATATAATTATACAGTAACTACCCCAGTAACCAGATCAtatacagtattcataaattattacaaaCCAGCCGCACATCCTTCACAATGTGTAAGGAGAGAAGACCAGAAGACATTGTATGGAACTCTGAAGGGTTTCAGTGGAGGAAAGTGGCTAAACATGAAAGAGTGGCTGGAAAGCAAGGGGAAAGCCAGGAGAGTAGCAAGTCATGGCAACCTTGGATATATCCATAGGAACAACAGTGTCAGAAATGATTAGCCACTTAAACAGTCCAATTAAAAAGGTGTGACTGGGGTAAACTTGATCCTTCTTTAAAGTTCAGAACTCTCATGTGTGGGTTTATGAACCTATGTGGGAGGTTAGCTAAGACTGTGTCTTGTTTAAACAGCTACACTTTTTTAATGTTGCTGATTTTGTATGTGCTGTATCATGTCTGTGTATGCTTGAactgttcttttaaaatgtggcttttttttaatctgtgtagTATTTTGGATTGTACTACACCTATAAGATGAGCTGGGTAAAGATAAAGTGGCAATTTTAACCCTGAATTCCTTACTTTTGCAGGTTTAAATAAAGAGAATTGTCACTATTTTACATCGTTATCATATTATTTAGTAGAGCAAATTAAGCCTGTTAAATGCTATTATGAAGCAATTTTTATTTAACTTAGGGAATGAAGAATCACTGTTTATCCTAATGGCCAAATTGTCACTTGCTAGAACTCTTGTAACAAAAGTCTTTGGCAAGAGCTCATTTCGCTGCATTTTgaccttccagctgcagtgtgtaGAGTCACTTAAAGGCCATAGTGAAAAAAGTACAACTCTATGTCATCTATCCTCTTACTTTGTGAATGAAAATGCGTCATCAGACTTCCCACCTGGGACTCGTATTAAGAACTGTACATAAGTCATTTCCGCCCATTATTTTTATAACATATTCAGCTGGTTAATATAGTGATAACTTTATAGTTTCCAGATTATGTAAGAGTACCAGCAAGAACCAGTGACCAATTCCTCATTAGTCACATTTTCACTCCAGCCTTACCAGAATTCCAGTTTTCCACTTATAATTTTAAAGGTGCAGTTTTTTACAGGCATCATTTATGCAATTTGTGTAAGTTACTGGCTGTCCCTGCAGATCAGGTGCTTATATAACCCTCATTAGGatacagggttgccaactttctacttgcacaaaactgaacacccttgcccctactccacccctacTCCAAGGTGctgctccttctctgaggccctgctcccattcactccatcccccttccctctgtcactcactctccccaccctcactcactcgctcattttcactaggctggctcagggggttggggtgctggagggagtgagAGCTGCGGGGTgtagccagaaatgaggagttcaggatgcgGGAGGGAGCTCCAGACTGAGGCAGTGGGATGGGATGTGGTAGGGGGTGAAGGCTcctgctgagggtgcaggctctggggtggtgccagggatgagggattttggggtgcaggagagggctttgggctgggatcaagggatttgtaggggaagaggggaattggggcagggcttggggtgcaggggagtgaCAGCtgcggctgggggtgcaggctctgctgtggggctggggatgaggggcttggagtgaaggagggggctctgagctagTGCAGGGAGTTGGATGCGGTGGGGGGGCTCtagcaggggtgcaggctctagggtggggctgagcATGAGGGattctgggtgcaggagggggctctgggctgggatctgggggttcagaggggaggggaatcagggctggggcaggggttcgggtgcgggaggggctgcagactctgggtggcacttatctcaagcagctcccagaagcagcagcacattcCATCTCCAGTCCTATGCAGAggtgcggccaggtggctctgcacactgcccagtCCATAGGCatccccacccacagctcccattggccatggtttccagccaatgggagctgcagaactagCACTTGAGGCGGGGACAGCATgcggagcctcctggctgcctctacacataggagccggagaggagacatgctgctgcttccaggagctgcacggaaccagggcaggtagggaacctgccttaaccctgctgcgctgctgactggacttttaacagattggtcagcagtgctgaccagagccactggGATCCCTTTTTGACTTGGCATTTTGgttaaaaactggacacctggcaaccctattaggATAATGTGCAAactgcagattttcaaaggtttatagCGTGGCCAATTTTGCATGGATTTTCTTGGGGACAGAAAAAGACACATTCCTGACACAAATATAACCCCACTGCCAAACTTGAAGTCCCTGTTCCAAGCATGTAGGCATTAaaacttctcaaagaaaaggttgccTGAATGTTTTGACATGGACAAAATaacatattttcccctaatcTTGTTCTTGGAAAGTGCTAAACTTCTttggctggaaaaaaataatcagtctGAGGTCGACACCAGACACataaaatttcagtccaaatggttactgtttggcaaagttataagcaggTGAAACCAGGGGTTTATACTGGGAAGTGTTGGATAACCATGCTAATAAGGCAGGGCTCATAGCACCACTTGTAATGATGTAAATGAACCTCAGAATGCTGGGTAACCACATGACAATGTAACCTGTGTTCTTACTCAGTTCTtccctccattttgttttgtttccttgtcATGTGTAACACAGGAAattatattgtaagctctttctGGCAAGGATCTTGTCTTTTGTATGCCATTGTAAAAGGAATTTTGTCACACTTGTGGGCTTTGTTCCCTGTTAaaaaaggtacttaagcatgtgcctaactttaagcaggtgACTAATCTGGAACTACTCTTATACATAAAGTTAGACATGCTAAATGTAAGCCTCTGTGAATAAATACATAGTAATAAACAGTATCAATAGTTGTATCCACAGTTGTTTtagttgtgttggtcccaagatattagagagacaagacaatatcttttatgggaccaacttctgttggtgagagagaggagcCTTCAGGTTTACacagagacctgaagaagagctcggtgTAAGCTCTGAAAgctcctctctctcaccaacagaaattggtccaataaaagatattactcacccaccttgtcgctcTAGTATCAATAGGTATGAGTAGTGGTCATCTCATTACCACAGTGCATAACCCTCAGAAAAACTTCTGAAAATATCCATCATAGATCAATGTGTGGTTTGCCTCAGGTATGTGCAAAATTTTGCGATAGCGCCCAGTGCAACTCATTACACTTCCTTTTCCCCTTTGCAGATATTTGGATTGATTCATGCATACCAGAAACAGGTACAACCCTGTTATCTGCAACAGATCCAGAAGTAAACTCATCTTCAACAGCTTCATCTCAGGGCATCACAGAGATGCTTACTGCTACTGAGTCACCAAAACCCCAAATACCTCGGAAGACCTTTCGCATAAAATGTGTAACGGAAACCATTTTACAAACAGTACAGACTACTTTGGAAAGTGAAGAGGAGATAGCAGTGCCTAATGGAAACCGAGCTGCCTTTACAAATGATAGTGTTGTATTTGGAGGTACACCATATGTCTTTTTTATATGTACCCTAGTTATTAAATAGTGTTTTGTAATGGGTTAGTTTGCATGGCTAGAACCAAAATCAACTATTGTTACGCATGAGTGTATGAGGGCCGAAGAAGAATATAAGGATTTGCAAAGCCAAAACTATAAACACAAAGGAAACaccttttcttttgaaaattaattAGTATATTTGTGGAGGATTAAATTAGCTTTTTAATAGGAATCAGTGGAATTTTACCACATAAGTTCCTACTTCTgaggaagtcaatgagaattttgccaacACACACTCCATGCTTGGTGCAAGTGAAAAGCCTAACTGGTTCTCACACCTGCCAGGATAGAGCTATCAAACACCCACACAAAACCTAGtgttaaacaaaaaaagcaaaacgGTGTCATTTTCTTACTTGCCAATAATCACTATATCTTTCTGATCCTCAACTTTTACTGTATTACTTGGAAAATATGTTGTAGACTCATATATGCATGTATGCGACTGTGTAGATTATATAGCTAACAGAGCAGTCTGGATACAAATCTTTGGCAAACCCTGGCACTTTGGTTTTACAATACATGTGTTTCCATGAATAATGACTCTGAAATTTTCATCCAGCATTCATTATCTGCCTGGAAAGAACATCAGCTCATACTTTGTTTCCTGTTTAATAATCCTGATGACAATGCTTAactgaagtgtttttaaaaaagctttcctTTGACTATGTATATTTGAATGCAATCACATACAATTTACATAGGATGTCTTCCTGAAGAACATGAGAACATGCCATATACCTGAACAAAATCATTGTAGTGACGTATTTCTCTAAATTCTCCTGCTTTAATACACAGTAAAGATTATTTTGAGATTATAATTCAAATTCACCAGTGACAAAAACGATAGTCTAAATATCAAACAAGCCTGCAGTGGTTCCCcttgaactcaatggcaaaactactgttgactttaatggaagaaGTACTGGGTGTAAATGGCAAAGTAGTGTAACTTACACTCCGCTGGTGTGCAAAATGAGTGTAATTGATGCCACTGCTTAGGTCATTGTGAATTTGAACTAGATATTTCCATGGGGACTGGAGCCACTTAACCAAGGCTGCCTTTAGCAGAATCTGACATTAGGCACATGAATTTTCAGAAAGGCTGATTTTAGAAGtaagactatttttaaaaaaaaacaaaaaaaaccaagagaAACACATCAGTTATCTATATCATTTTATCTTTAGGTGTACCCATTGCACTCCTTGTACTGGCACTCACCTTCTTTATGGCATCGGCTGTTCTTGCAGTCTGCTATATCAGAAAGTAAGTTTGTTCTTTCATAATGTATTTACTCCTAGATTACGGCTGatgaaatattaatatttgtatatAGTACAAATGTAATTAAAACATATGACAAAGAAGAGTGAAATGTGAGTATCTGTagctctgcagataaactttatTGCTGTTGTAGCTGAATGCCTGTCATAGGAAGGACCTTAATCAATTAATCATGTGCCAGGTGTGTGATTTCTGCATGTCAGCTCATCTGTCTACATTTAAGTATCTGCTGTAGTGTTAGTATATTTTTCTTCTTGTACCTTTCTACCATCCCAGTCCTGATAGAAGAATTCTTATTCTCGAATTATGATTGTGTTCAGAAagattaacatttgtaaagcttTTATAGTGATGCAGACAGACATTCAAGGCAAAGATTTGTTAAATCCAATCTAAAAGCTACATATGTCTGAAATTGCATTCCATCTAGATTCATCATTATATACTGCTACTTCTGGTATATGttgtctgatttaaaaatatttaagaactaAGTCTAAAAACCATGTGACCACTGGAGGGGAACTAATTCAGCATCCCCatgactttagtgggagttttgcttgagcaTGACCTGCAGGATCAGTTGATAATTCTAGATACTTTGTATTTCATCTATTCTGTGATTATTCGGAGCTCATAATATGTGTGCTACCTGGTAATGTTTCTGTTCTAACTTGCTTTAATATTTCTATTTAAAGGTACAAGAGAACCTGCCCATTTTCAGACAAGAAGCCCCAAAAAGAAAGGATTGAAGCTAAAGTCATCAAAGACGCTAAGTCAATTGACAGTGCTCCTGAGAAGGAATCAAAGAATAATGGGAAAAAAGCAGAAGAGCCTCAAACCAAGTCGGAGGCCACAGTAAAATGTGTGGAAGCAGAAGTTTGAAAGGATAAATATAACAGCTAGTTTTACAGATTTAAAATGAAGAATGCAGAATTAGCAAAACATTAGCAAGTTTCCCCCATCTTAAAAAGGGAATAATGATACCTACctatctttgtaaagtgcttggagatctactgatgaaaaagcactatataagaactAGTGTATTATATTACTGTAAATACTGGCAAGGTGAATGCAGATTTCTTAGTTCAAATGCTTGTACAATCAGCATTCTATGATTATTAATTACACTTCCTCTTTGGTATAAAATGTTCTTTTGCAGAAGCATGGTATCTTATTcacattaatattaaaaataaaataaaacaaccatCTCACAACTCGACATTTTCCATCTTAACAAGAAGTCACTAAGTCTAAGAATGCCTTGTTGATTGAGATACAGTGTATAATTGTTTGCATAAAATTCAGATCAACAcatctaaaataaaatgtatgtttCTTTCTATCCTGGAGGTTGTCTGTTAATGTAATAGCATCCACAGTTAatacctgatcctgcaaaccttgcTCGTTCAGACAATTCATATTCaggcaagtagtcccattgagttcaaaaGGACTGCTGGCATGAGTGAGGATTACTCAAGTAATGGTTGCAGGATCAGCCTCCTAGCCTGTAAGTTCCCAAACAAGGGGATTTTTAGATTTGCTATAAATATAAGTAAGGTATTTATACTGAGTATAATGTAATCAACAATGAAGTATTTTCTTGAGTATATCACTGTATCATAATTtacaattttatttattaaactcAGGACTGCATCATTCTTCAGATAACTGAcagtaaaaacaatttaaaactgttTCACAATCTGTATCATAAAGGTCTCTGATGTCTATTTCAATGTGTTTTCAAAAGAAACAGTGGCATGGGAAGTTTACAGCATTTAATAAGAAAATAAAGTACAGTAGATATATTTATTTGTTAcatctgttttatttattattctcaTGAAAACTACTTCCCAGGAAAATCCAAACAGTACATATTGCCTCAATATTATGCTgtacttggaaaagagacagaaaCACATGGCTGGTGTTATGTTAATTTATAAAAGTTGAATAATCTAAACATGAATTTGCAATAACAATAGCAAATGTACCACATATCTCTATTAACAAACATTTTGGATAACATTTGCTGTACATGTTAAAAATGCCCTTCAGTAGGCAGATTAGTTTGAAAGACATATCACAAAATATCTTCCGCTATGGCAGCCATTTTAGCATAGAGCTGCTATAACCAGTACCCAAATTAGCACCATGTTGTCTGAAAGGAAATAACATGAGTTCTCCTGGTAATCCAGGTTGTTAACACAATGAAAATAGAGCAGCATTTAAAGTATGGACTAATGTAATTTACTAATGAGTGTCAAGGGTCTCCTTTCTGTGTCCAAGCCAAAAAAGATTCGTCTGTTACAGTTTTAGTGCATGCTTTTAGTTACAGCTTTTGATATCCCCTAGTTCAATCCCCagtgtgttggccaagatgggAACTGTCGAAATAAAAGATGTGAGAACACATCTCTTTGAAAGCCACAGGATATGACTTACTTAGTTCGGTAAGGGAGTGGTAATGCATAAAAACACTGCTGCCATTCAGGATATCCTCTTCATTTCTGAAGGATTTGTGTTCATCACAAGGGGCCttatcctgtgaggtgctgagtgaaCACAACTGCCACTGGGGAGGCAAAGTCACTTAGGAAGTTCAGGCCCATGTCATGTGAGACTCTGGGCAGGCTTACCATCTTCCTGAGCTCACTCACTTTGTAGCTAAATGTGCTTATATAATGGTCTAGATGCTTATCTAAGCTTTTAAAGCAATACTATCATTACTCACTCAAACGTGAACTCTACCACATATGGGTGCCAGCATAAGggctatgcaccacttaaattcCACTTAAGCCATTCGGGTTTAAGTGGCACATAGGTTTAATGCTGGCTCTCGGCCCAAGCATGAATTTCATCCACATGTAATTACATTTATTCCTAATTTCAATGTAGGTTGTGACTTATTCCATGATTTTAATAGAGACAAGTGCTCTGTAGCTCTGTCAGGCTCTCCTCCATGAAACAGAACCAAATTCTGTGGCAGGTACTCTTTATTTTACAGTAGGGAACACTCAAGTCTGAGTGTACTAATTAGgttaatttgttaattttttcAGAATACATTCCTAAATCCCAGTATCACACCCTCAATTTATGGGGTCACGTGAGTATGTCAGACTCCCcactttcattttaagaacattatgtttctagtcctcatggttgtgaagaaaattgACAGTGTGACCCAAGTGTAACTAATAGAGCAGTATtggcctgagtctgcagagttTGAAGCAATAGATCTGAGATAGGTGGCATACCCCATTCATCTCCAGGAGGTGTTAACACCAAACCCTACTTGTCTGGGAAGTCCACCAACACCATCTCAGCAGAGGGCAATGTATGTGGCAGGAACAAAAGAGTGCAACCAACCTGACTCACCCAAGCAGATACAGCTTGGCTCCTGGATTAAGTACTGGGGGGGGGACCTCATGCCCTTGTCCTTGCCTCTTTGTAAGGGAAGGCAGGGCCTTAACACCAGCACATTGTATAGGGAGTGAGGATATGATGCAGGGGCAGGGCTGTAAGGGGGGAAGCCACAGAAGGCTCTGTGTCATCTTGTACCTAGAGCCCTAGATTGCCTTAACCTTAGGGTTGCCACAGGTTCAGGTTTTCCCAGGATTGGTCCCTTTTTTGGGGCAGCTGTCCCAGAAAATCTGAGTGCTCAGTACACACTGCCTGCTAGCTGTCAAGTTTGATGGGCTGCCCTGTTTTTCTTCTACCTAAGGTGGCAGCCTTACTTAATCCAGACCTGTACACACTTCAGATCCTGGGCAGGATGGAGCCCAAGCCAGAGAATGCAGCTCATTGGCTTGGCTCCTCCAGCTGACACAACCCTCTATCTGCAGCCCCATTTGGAACACAACACCATGCACTTTGCATCCCAGGCAGGATGGAATTCTACCTGGTGCCTGTGATGCTCATAGACTAATCCCTGGCTCCCACATTTTCCCCTTTTGGTATATATCTTAAAGACAGGTCAGGGTGGTCCTGACAGCCAGAAGCTCTCATGTCCTGCTTTGTagcccttagggtgaccagatgtcccgattttatagggacagtcctgattttggggtctttttcatatataggttCCTACTACCCGCCAccccctgttctgatttttcaaacttgctaCGTGGTCACCCTAGTAGCCCCCTTTTTATGGAGAGCAGGGCAGGTGAATGTGCTAGTTACATAATACGCTCCCCATTGTGGTGAAAGCAGCACAGAAAATGGCAGTTGTAGCTTCGCACTGGGGGaacagaggcagaggcagagacaACAAAATGTCAaacatggagctgcagcagtttgGCAAAAAGCTGAATTCTGCAAACGTGTTATTACAGAGTACCTGATACCTGCTGTAGTATATTTTAGTCATCAGGCCTAGAGGCTAGGAATACATAATTAACAACAAAGAGCAAcattaaaataaagcattttgcAGTCAAAGGTGACTTATGTCCTATGTTCTCCATCTCTGCAAAAGCACCGACCTCTACTGATAGGATGGGACAGGCTGTGTAACCTTTCTGGTGGATGTGTGGACTGGGAGAAGGCCCATCCTCCTCAATTCAGTCCAGTCCTCTCCATGAACAGATTCTGGAGAGCCCCCACAGTCTCCAGGTAAGGGAGAACACACAGTACACTGAGTTGGGGGCAGAGTCCTCTGCACATATGGATATTGGGGTGACGATCAGAACTCAAATAACAAAAGATCTTCTTTGTTCATCATATGAAATACATCTAAGAAATGTGAGACCTGATTTCTCAGATGcagccaaaacacacacacacagcatgaatCAAAGGGATGGGTGCAAAGATGGTTTAAAACACTTGGCATTCCCCTAATTCTAGTTTTGCTCTGTGCATGGCAGTTTCCCCTGGGGTTTATTAGAACAGCTAAAGATCTGATTTTAATGGAGCTGCAGTGACCAGAAATGGTTTTACAGATTATGCCAGCACTGTGAAACAAAGAGGCCATATAGAACAGAAGCATCTGGCTCATTGCTCTCCATAAAGTGAGAGACTAGCTCTGCAATGACAACAGTGATAGAAACATTAATCAGCAAGTGCCATAACAGACAAGTATGATAGTGATGTAAAATATAGTAGAACGTGCAAATGTTCTTGGACATTGTTTAAATGAATTCAAATGGGTTTTTCCACTACAAAGCGAACAGGAAGATGAGCATTAAGATCAGGATGTGAGCTAATCTCAGCAACCAAACTCTCAACAAataatttcactgaaaaaaaaaatatatatatataaactatatATTGCTGTCTccactttttaaacattttttattcttttacattCTTACTCTTTCTTTTATTACTGAAACAAGTGTGAGGAAAAATCCAAGCATTCTTATAACAATGTAACTTCATATCGCAAATAGCAGTTACGCCCGTCATTATCACAAGCTGAACTCAAATCTAAATACATTTACTGAGCTGTatgtacttttttctttaaaatatttgattaacAAAAACATTACAGCAGTTGCAATATTTGTATAATTATTGCACAGCCCTCCAAGGACCAGAATGTGACAGCCTTACATTAAGTGGTACCTAACTCCATTTGCTTCAACAAGACTACTCAGTGTAAGGTGATATTCAACAGCAGTGAAAATATCACAATCCAGCCCatgtgggagaagggagggaacagtttataaataatattatatattaaatatattatgtAATTATATACGCTATATTAGCTATAATTGCCCATCTAGTAAGAAAAACACCACCTGGTTTTGAAGGCATTTGCCTGATCCCAAGCTTTTATTAAAGTGAATAACAATTACTCAGGAGAACAGAACtagtaacttcagtgggattatcaGGTCCTAGGATTGCAGTCTGAAAGTTAACAAAATTCTACTGTCTAATGACTGGCTGTGTTACCACCAGTGATGTCATAATTCCATCACCCAATCATGAGCTGTTATACAACTGTCCTGAAATCAAAGTGTAAGTGTTAAAAGCATGTtgcagaacttcagagttacagactgaccagtcaaccacacacctcattttgaactggaagtacacaatcaggcagcagcagagacagaaaaaaaaccaaataaagtACAGTatggtgttaaatgtaaactactaaaaaataaagaggCATTGTTCAGttgtaaaattttgaaagaataaccataatgttttgtttagagttacaaatatttcagagttacgaacaacctccattacCGAGGTGTTCgcaactttgaggttctactgtatctttAAAAGTCTCTGTTATCTGACAAGAATTACCAAAAATGCAAGATACACAATGTTTTACATGCAATTTTAATAAAATGATGTTCATCTTATAAAATGATCTATCAATAGCTTAGAAATGTGATATCTCAAATACAAATATTCATAAAGCAACGCCAGAGATGTATGAATAAGGCTACACCACCCACATAAGATCACAAACTTCAAAATGTATCCTTCCAATAACAATGCATGAATTATGTATATATTCATACTACATGGGTATCCAATGCA carries:
- the LYVE1 gene encoding lymphatic vessel endothelial hyaluronic acid receptor 1, with translation MGTYSGVTLVLFSIWIMKFLAQGSFNVKDLTIQECRIAGITLISHPKKLNFSEAESACRQLGLQLASKTQVENARNHGFETCSFGWVADKWLVISRVIPNPKCGQNKVGVADWKVPLNRKFHGFCFNSSDIWIDSCIPETGTTLLSATDPEVNSSSTASSQGITEMLTATESPKPQIPRKTFRIKCVTETILQTVQTTLESEEEIAVPNGNRAAFTNDSVVFGGVPIALLVLALTFFMASAVLAVCYIRKYKRTCPFSDKKPQKERIEAKVIKDAKSIDSAPEKESKNNGKKAEEPQTKSEATVKCVEAEV